A single Desulfuromonas acetoxidans DSM 684 DNA region contains:
- a CDS encoding Tll0287-like domain-containing protein has translation MKTLVILALVVLITIPESAQSEDKLAIAQQYIGTFQKNLMKELKQGLTHGPTHAITICRDRAPQIAAELSNNRVTIGRTTARLRNPLNDGPEWTAPYLTYFNNHPEDRKTLSIPLSDGKQGYVKPIYIQRPCLNCHGKSITPEVAETLQSNYPRDQAVGYDLGDFRGIFWVEIK, from the coding sequence ATGAAAACGCTTGTCATCCTGGCACTCGTCGTCTTGATAACCATTCCCGAATCGGCACAAAGTGAAGACAAACTTGCCATCGCTCAGCAATACATCGGAACCTTTCAAAAAAATCTGATGAAAGAACTCAAGCAAGGACTTACCCATGGCCCCACCCATGCCATCACGATCTGTCGCGACCGGGCACCACAAATCGCCGCAGAGCTATCGAACAACAGGGTCACCATCGGACGAACGACAGCCCGACTGCGTAATCCCCTCAATGACGGTCCCGAATGGACAGCCCCCTACCTCACTTACTTTAACAACCATCCTGAAGACAGGAAAACACTGTCAATCCCTCTGTCAGACGGCAAACAGGGCTACGTAAAACCAATCTATATCCAACGTCCCTGCCTGAATTGTCACGGTAAAAGCATCACACCAGAAGTCGCTGAAACACTCCAAAGCAACTACCCACGCGATCAAGCCGTTGGTTACGATCTCGGCGACTTCCGCGGAATCTTTTGGGTAGAGATCAAATAA
- a CDS encoding GGDEF domain-containing protein, which yields MAEKFFKFSQDTIWLFLAVGIVLFISIRYDLIATIAILINDHRELRLHEILTALSCAIVFVLIFVFRRLKELGTCRCRLLDTIREINALSTTDRLTGLNNRRYFVKIAARDVGISLHAGGSPLVAIVDIDHLTSLNDAFGQNVGDYVLKQIAELISDNLAETDLAARFRGPTFIILLGDSDTTTAVKRFDALRQKIFDSIFFIDSDKVSTSVSIGVGSKQETTQSLSDLINDAEIALFEAKDSGRNRVVLR from the coding sequence ATGGCTGAAAAATTCTTTAAATTCAGTCAGGACACGATCTGGCTGTTTTTAGCTGTCGGAATTGTACTATTTATCTCTATTCGTTATGACCTTATCGCAACCATTGCCATCCTGATCAATGATCATCGCGAATTGCGACTTCATGAAATCCTTACCGCGTTGTCATGTGCCATTGTTTTTGTTTTGATCTTTGTCTTCCGTCGATTGAAAGAGTTGGGCACTTGCCGTTGCCGCCTGCTGGACACAATCAGGGAGATCAATGCTCTTTCAACAACAGACCGACTCACCGGTCTGAATAATCGTCGTTATTTTGTCAAAATTGCCGCACGGGACGTTGGGATATCACTCCACGCAGGTGGATCGCCACTGGTCGCTATTGTTGACATTGACCACCTGACATCCTTAAACGATGCATTCGGACAAAACGTTGGTGATTATGTCTTGAAACAAATTGCAGAATTGATCTCTGACAATCTCGCAGAAACTGACCTTGCGGCGCGGTTCAGAGGACCGACATTTATTATTTTGTTAGGTGATAGTGACACCACTACAGCCGTTAAACGTTTTGATGCATTGCGTCAAAAGATTTTCGACAGTATCTTTTTTATTGATTCGGACAAGGTCTCGACATCCGTCAGCATTGGCGTTGGCAGCAAACAGGAAACAACCCAATCGTTAAGTGACCTGATCAATGATGCCGAGATTGCCCTTTTTGAAGCAAAAGACTCCGGGCGAAATCGTGTCGTTTTGCGCTAA
- a CDS encoding PhnD/SsuA/transferrin family substrate-binding protein has product MHVPFSFKILVLVLFFSGSGFSSLTSAQEPLRFAPLPMVPERLLKHDFESFAEYLSQQTNRPVELVLEKSYRKLLDSLLADKIDLAYLGPLPFVFLTQQDPSFVPIVRFVDKSGRSTYTCCLADFRGDHINVDSDRPLLVSLPQPYSTCGYLMSEKLLNRHHYSLSNGGYIYSGNHSESALDVLRGVTQIAGLKTSIADKYHHLGLQVIEQSPPLPGFVLIANPRTVPQELIKTIHSRLLALDPQHTTKDAETTHLWGEGIRYGATEVDTSDYDVIRDMLQQIAIPGIDP; this is encoded by the coding sequence GTGCACGTTCCTTTTTCTTTTAAGATCCTTGTTTTGGTTCTATTTTTTTCCGGATCAGGATTCTCTTCCCTGACGTCAGCTCAAGAACCGTTACGCTTTGCTCCTCTCCCAATGGTTCCTGAACGGCTTCTTAAACATGACTTTGAGTCTTTTGCGGAGTACCTGTCCCAACAAACAAACCGGCCGGTTGAATTGGTTTTGGAGAAAAGTTATCGCAAGTTACTCGACAGTCTTCTTGCCGATAAAATTGATCTTGCGTATCTGGGACCTCTCCCTTTTGTTTTTTTGACCCAGCAGGATCCAAGTTTTGTTCCTATCGTCCGCTTCGTCGATAAATCAGGCCGATCAACATACACCTGTTGTCTGGCCGACTTTCGCGGTGATCACATCAATGTCGATTCAGATCGTCCATTGCTGGTTTCTCTGCCCCAACCCTATTCGACTTGTGGTTATCTGATGAGCGAGAAATTGCTCAACCGACATCATTACAGTTTAAGTAATGGAGGTTACATCTATTCGGGCAACCATTCGGAAAGCGCTCTGGATGTTTTACGCGGTGTAACCCAGATCGCTGGCTTAAAAACCTCAATTGCTGACAAATATCACCATCTCGGGCTGCAGGTCATTGAACAAAGCCCCCCGTTACCAGGTTTTGTGCTGATCGCGAACCCTCGAACGGTACCGCAAGAGCTGATAAAAACAATTCACAGTCGCCTCTTGGCCCTCGATCCACAACACACAACCAAGGATGCTGAAACAACCCATTTATGGGGAGAGGGGATTCGCTACGGTGCCACGGAAGTCGACACCAGTGATTACGATGTCATCCGCGACATGCTTCAACAGATTGCCATTCCGGGAATAGACCCATGA